The Lycium barbarum isolate Lr01 chromosome 11, ASM1917538v2, whole genome shotgun sequence genome contains the following window.
atttgtacatatatgttggattatcagacatttctatgttgggccttttctgcgtgcaggtgttctttgagttacggTATATGATGTTCAAAGTAACCGTTAAGTTAGGTGGTCTCCGACACACGAGGCGGAGCTCGTCATACTCCTCATCGTGGTGTGACATTAGAATCCAATTGAAATAGGTTGGGATTTCTTACCTTAATGTTCTTGGTGATGGAGAATGAGAGTTGTTCGTTCTAGGGCTTCGAAACTGGTGAGAAGTGAAATTAGAACTAAACCCATTATACTTATAGTTTTTTATGGTCGTGGGCAATGTACTGGCTAAGGTatgtcccgtactttgaagtGCGGGCCGTACTTTTCAGCACGTACTTGGATGCTAAATTCCAGTGCCAATTAATTTTGATAGGGGAAGTACAGGCTCAAGGTGCGCCCCGTACAGCAGAATACGAGCCGTACTTTGTTTCCCGTACTTGGGCTGTAAACTCTCAGTGCTCTATGCCAATTCCCCTTGATGTATGCCCATCATTGTATATCCCGTATATCAATGTACGGGTCGTATTTTGGATGTAACTCGTACAATTGACGTCCTAAGGCCAAAATTTTCAATTCTAACACTTttgtcttggtttctaagtccccGAATCATGAACATCAATTGGTTAAAGatatgaggtgttacaatatctcccccttgggatcattcgtcctcgaatgatggtcgTGGTTAAGAATGTGACGAGACTTGGCTTTAATATATAAATGTGGAAGGAAACATAACATGCAACATGGAGACTGAGCTGACATCACATGATTACATGAGAAACATGaatactgaagcatgagacatgactgttgaatacttgaatgtgaacgtgaaacatgagacatgaagaaataagggacatgacatggatACGGAGGTTAgttacctggaattgtgagcttctgataTAATTCGCTCTCGGAGCCCATCTACAtttggaacacacaatctaccgcGGTATGTCAAAGTACCGTCATCTTTCCTTATTTAAAAGTCATTGTCTTATACttatgaatcccctctttcagctgtaaCAAGTAGGGTTCATTATACTGCTTTTCTTTAACTTTAATGACTAAGGAGGAATGAGATCTATTCTGAACAACAACACCGCCATCCTCAGAGTCTAAAAGTcaaactccaagactggccaaacggtgaacttccttgatCATAATCCACTTATCTACATCAACATGAGCTAAaattcccatggaacgccgactgcgggcatcggctactacattcgccttccctggataatagagaatatccacatcataatacTTAAGcaattcgaaccatcttctctgcctaagatttagctcccgttgcttgaagatatactgcagtcTTTTATGATCCGtgaaaatatcgacatgcactccctAAAAATAATGAagtcatatcttaagtgcaaaaaccacggctgccaattctaagtcatgagtcggataactcttttcatgagtcttaagctgtctagacgcataagcaacaaccctaccatgctgcattaagacacatccgagaccaactcctgaagcattacaataaaccacgaacccttcggttcttTCTgctagcgtcaaaactggagtaGCAATCAATATCTTATTCAACTATTCGAAACTCTCCTCACGTGCATCAGACCATTGAaatttgactttcttctgagtcaacttagttaGCAGAGCCgtgatagaggaaaatcccttgACAAAACGCCTGTAATAGCCtcccagacccaagaaacttctgatatCAGAAATTgaagtgggtctgggccaattctttatGGCATCTTTTTCTGAGAGTCAACCTTAACgccttcacctgagatcacatggcctaagaacgccactgacttaatccaaaactcacactttgagaattttgcaaaaaggtTGCGATCCTtaagtgtctgcaacactattctgagatgttctgcatgttcaTCCTCACTACCGGAACACACCatgacaatgacgaataaatcaagataagcCTTGAAGAcctattcataagatccatgaaagcagctggcgcatttgccaacccaaaagacataacaagaaattcaaagtgaccataacgggtcctgaaagcggtcttaggaatatcaacttTCTTaatctttaactgatggtagtCGGATCTAAgttcaatcttggaataacattgagcaccctgaagctggtcaaataagtcatctattctaggaaagGGGTATTTGTTGTTagtggtgactttgttcaactggcagtagtcaatgcacatgcgtaaggaaccatctttctttcagacgaacaagactggcgcaccccaaggcgagacactaggcctaataaatcttttatcaagaagatctttcaactgggcatttaactcttttaactctttcGTAACCATTTTGTATGGTGGAATAGATATCGACTGAgtgtcgggaagtagatcaattccaaattcaatctccctgtcaggagcgACTCCGAAAAGATCTTCTGGGAAGACCTCTATAAATTCATTAATGACTGGAACGAACTGGAGAGTTGGGGTTTGGGTATCTGaatccctgactcgaactaagtgatagatataccccttagaAATCATTTTTATGGCTTTaatataggaaataaatctacccttgggcactactaaattacccttccactctatgactggttcattAGGAAACCCAAATCTcactattttggttctacaacccactgtagcataacatgaagatagccaatccatacccatgattacatcaaagtctactatttctaattctgctaaatcagctatggttatgcggtgatagactaaaactgggcaaccactataaatacgtctagctgtaactgattccccaactggtATGGACACCTCAAAGGTTCCTGCAATTGTTTTGGTtcaatcccaaatttcttagcaataaatggggttacataagatatggtggatcctgggtcaataaagGCATATACGttaaaagtgaaaactgttagtaCACCAGTGACAACATCTGCACGTGCTTCTGTATCTTGGCGACCCGATAACGCATGCAAACGGTTCTGACCATCACCTGTATTGCCGGACTTTGCGGCTCCACGTCCCTGCTGGGCTTGAGAATTATGAGGGgctgctgaatttatggactgGGCCACACTAACTCCGATACCTTGTCTAGCTGAtagacaatctctcataaaatggccctgctGGCCACACCCATAGCAAACATCCATACCCATGCGACACACCCCTGGGTGTCTcttactacacttgctgcaaatTGGAATGTCATAAATCGTTTGACCCACACTATCTTGAGAATAGGAGTGAGTTGGTTTGAAGTTCTGTCTCTTCTGATCCTTCCTGAACTTTGGGATTAGGGCACTAGCTGCCGATGGAGCGGGTCCtgatgacctgttcttaaagCATTTTTTGCCtccaccccccctccccccatgACTGAAGTTACCTGCAGACCTAGCTCTTTTATtgatttccttctctttctctttctgaaGAGCTTCTTCTTTCATTCGGTCCTTATTACCTTGCACAAAAGCAACCATATTGGCAATGGTCATGTTGTTGTTCTGAGAAACCGTATTTGCATTACCGTGCAGGTCATATTTGAGTCCAAGCACAAATCCCCTAACTACGCCCCTCATATCGGGAACCATATGGGGAGCATGCTTGGCCAATGAAACGAACTTGTGATAATATTCTTGGACTGTCATGTTATTCTGCCTTAGCCTCTTGAATTCAATAGCCCTTGCTTCCCTGACCTTAATTggcaagaagtggtcaagaaaagcatctacgaactcatCCCAAGCAGCAGGAGGTGCATCTTTCCCTCGGGATTGTTCCTATGACTCATACTAGATATGGGCCACATCTTGTAACTGAATATACTGCTTCTGTCTCAGTATCATGCATAATGTGAAACACCTTCTGCAGCGCATCTATAAAGTTATGCAGATGCTCCTCTGCCTTAGTCCCTATGAACACTGGAGGTTTCATCCGCATGAATACCTGAGTCCTGGAACTAGTAGATCCTCCACAAGCACTGACGCTAGGAGTCATTTCCTGACATTGATCCTAATTATCCACAATCTAGGTGAGCAACGGAATAGCTCCCCTAGCATCCATGTCTGAATTATTAGGAGGTGCAGCTATAGCATTAGTTGTTGGGGCTGCTGGGCCTGTAGCAGTTTTTTGAGTCTAAACGGTTTCTTCCTAAGCTGTATCAGCGGTATTCCTTTGGCTGGTAGCTGAGTTCCTCTACGTGTACTTTCTTTTTGGAGCCATCTTCTGAAATACATAATTTGCacaagttagaagaattcctgaaAGTACTattctaactgcacgatctagagtatgaaagaaatgagacaatcctgaatgtcttggtggtcaactgtttatatgtgtggggccctcacacatataaaaatgACCCTACTGGAcacagtttcatagactccctaagacacttgaacctagtgctctgataccaagcttcgtcacgccccgaaccatggcctgggcgcaaCACGACACTCAATGCCTGATTGCacgtgaccgagtgaaccacatctcttgctgactcaacatgggcatgaactgatgcggaataaCAGAGGGACATGCATAATTTAAGTAAAGCGTGGGACCATAAATCATAAGTCtgaataaacataataataacTAGCCAAAATGGCTAGACGACTCCGAATATCTggcataacataactgactagtctatgaaacctcttaCATAAACATGAGCCTACTAAACATAACTGCTAGTACAAGGCCGTcagcatacctttaatgcataactaataGGATATAGATaaatgactaaaccccgaagaagaTGGGACTCACCAAAAGCCGATATGCGAATGATCCTATTGAGCAGATGCGTTGTCCTGTAAAtccatacctgcatcgtgaaatgcaggcccctgggaaatagaaaggggacgtcagcacattgaatgtactggtatgtaaggcaactgaatgaaataaacatagcATGTGAAATAACATGATGAAAGCTGGAACtagaactgaaacctggtcatgagtaaaaaaaacattttaagtggAGAGCGCAtaagtataaccgacaacatgaatcaCCACATGGGTACATGGAGTCTGGTACCTGACCCAACCAGCAGAggtctcataccttgccaggggaATAAGATATAAACAtggcatgaaaggatccaatcaatattgaggaatcgtcctaaacatgggcggagcgattcttatcctacggtggctaacgtagtttcaagctatttgagccttctcggtaatttctGCAATtctcaaaaacatgaacatgaaaataggtggcatctgagcccatggtttttcATAAAACATGACTTGCATTATACATAGATatagttacataatatacttgcatgaaaatGTGTAAACATGTAAagtgtttcatgaaaataaacatagtaattactaacttgcatgtaagaacccatggaatgcaaagtatgggttttcatggattacggacagattctcaatagccaaaatggaatatcaagaatacaataacgaactatTCATAGAAACACGGTATATTATAGTTTAtagacttagggttatcatgaacatatctagaaccctagttttcgtataaTCTCATActttcatggaagaacgtggtgcGGGGAAgaaaatgatgttcccacatgtagatagaaactctacattcctggtaatgctccaaacttgaaaaaaaaatccgaacattaaagaagaatcccaaagcttaagtcttgaatccctttaattgggttttcttaaaAACCTTAGGTTAAAAATGATGAATTCTTGCTTAATGTTCATTAAGATATGTTAGAATCCGATAGAAATAGTTTGGGATTGCTTACCTTAATGTTCTTGGTGATGGAGAATGAAAGTTGCTCGTTCTAGGGCTTCGAAACTGGTGAAAAGTGAAATTAGAACTGAACCCCTGGTACCTATAGTTTTTGATAGACGCGGGAAATGTACGGGCTAAGGTACGTCCCGTATTTTTCAGCCCGTACTTGGATGCTAAATTGCAGTGCCAATTAATTTCGACGGGAGAAGTACGGGCTCAAGGTACGCCCCGTACAACAAAGTACGGTCGTACTTTGCTGCCCGTACTTGGGTTGTAAACTCTCAGTGCTCTCTACCAATTCCCCTCGATGTACGCCCACCATTGTACGTCCTGTACATcaatgtacgggccgtactttggACATAACTCATACAATTGACGTCCTGAGGCCAAATTTTCCAATTCTAACACTTTTGTCTTGGTTTCCAAGTCCTCGAACCATGAACATCAATTGGTTAGGGAGGTGTTACACATAACATCAAAGTGCATGAACTTGAAATacttaaaattatattttaaatactCCCTATATTTCCTTTAATGTCTAGAAGAATATCTTGTAATCGGATTTGGAATAATCGTAGAATAGtaaagtaattatataaccaaTAAAATACTCCATCCGTCCCAAAATAAAAATGGAGCTAGCTAACAGTTGAAGAAATAGTAACATAGTTACAATGTAATTTCATGTGTCAAGTTTAATAGTACAAGTATTATTACAAATCagataatttttattttaaattaaaattaactctaaatttaaataaaaaattttaGATGGAAAAGTGAATAAACTTTAATGTTTAAAAATAATGTGTGTATAAGAAATATGAAATTTTCTTTATTACCAgatagttttaaaaaaatattttaaatttccTAAATTTCATGTTTGTGACTACAATGAAATATCTGAACCCTGATTCAGTTTCCATCCTAGATGTGAGAAGATGAACCTTATACAATTAGGATTTGCTGAGgatctcagtttttttttttttccagatttaaaTCCGTCCTAATCTTATGCTAGAATATCAAAAAGTCGCACAGTTTTCCCTTCAGATGGAACTTATGCCTTGCGGGACATAAGTTGTTTAAGGAATCCGGTAGAACTTGTGCCAGTTCCCTTAATGAACTCCATTTgcggggaaaaaaattaaagaccagtacaaaatagggacaaaagtgcaaatgacctaAATATCCCACCCTTTATATTGTAGAAAAGAACCAAAGAAACACAAACTTGAAAGCATGGCCATTATTGCACTTTCCATTGCTTTGGCAGTATGCTTTCCGATCACCTTTTGGTGCCTGAAATTGCTCTACTTGATATGGTGGCGCCCCAAAACAGTAGAGAAGGAGCTACGGCAGCAAGGAAAATGTGGTCGTCCATATAGGTTTCTTTTTGGAAACCTAAAGGAGATGATGGAGATGAATAGAATAGCCAAGTCTAAACCCATGCCCTTGAACCACGATTACACTCCTCGACTTAATCCATTGTTCTATGAGCTCTCCACCACTTATAATAACTACTCTTACCAATTTCCATGATTTTCTTTAGCAATGCAAAATAATGGCGAAGCTAGAAATTTACttcctttgtctcaatttatgtatcACACTTACCTTGAGCCTATATGATGCAAATGAGTTTCCTTTTTATTACTTTTAATTTTTACCCTGATTCTTACTAATATACCGTCTTTGCAGAGAAACTTTTCTTGTTTTGGCTAGGACCGATACCTCGAGTGACCATCATGGATCCGAAGCTAATACGGGAAGTACTATCAAACAAATGGGGTGAGTTTAGAAAACCAAAGATCAGTGCTTTCCTCAAGCTATTCGTGACAGGGCTGGGGACTTATGATGGTGAAAAATGGGCCAAACACAGGAAAATTCTTAATCCGGCTTTCCACATGGAAAAATTGAAGGTATTAGTACTGATTAGTTGTCTTACTTGAACTATGTGAAAGGTTCAAATGtatccttcattttttttttttaataacgtGACACGCGGTATCACCGGTCGCTAAGCTTCCGCCGTTTAAAAATAAGGGCAAATGTGTTCCAATTTGCATAGTTCTAGGGAAAATTTAATCCCAATTGATAACGGCGAGGCCATATTTGACTCCAACTATTAATGAAGGACAAATCTGTTCCATTTCGCATAGTTCATGAGAATTTTTTTCCCTTTAACCTTTTGTATAAGTCATTCTTGTTCGGAGGCTTATTGTCATTTTGGCCTTTGTGCAGCTGATGTTGGGAGCATTTGCTCAATGTACAGAAGATATGATGAACAGATGGGACAAGTTAACCGGATCAAGGGGTTCTTGTGAATTGGATATTTCACAAGAATTTCACAGTTTAACTGGAGATATGCTATCAAAAGCAGCTATCGGTAGCAACTTTGAAGAAGGGAAGTTGATATTTTCACTTCTGAGGGAGCAATGTGAACTAATTTTTACTGCAAAGATTGCTATTAATGTCTTCCCATGGTTAAGGTAATTCTAATTAACCAGTGCCTTTAATTCCCTCCCACGATTTCTTAACATTATTTTTCTTGGATTAATAAATGTCTTAACCAGTGGTGGAGCCGTTAAAATGTAAGATCATCTCATCCAAAAACTTAAGTTATTAGAGAGAGTACACTTTTTTAAATTACATTCTCAACATGCCCCTTCACGTGGGGCCCTGATTCTTTGTTCAGGGATCAAGCACGTAGAAATTCTTTTTGATAATGGATAACGGTGAGATTCAATTCTAGAATCTCTGCCTGCTCTGGTAAAATTAAGAGTTGTGAGAAATACTTGAAAATTATATTGTGCAAATGAATAATTATTTGTTGTATGCTATAAGTTATTGAACCTTGATATAATGAAATTTTTGAGTGAAATGACCACGGGGTTTAAAAATTGTTGTGGATCATATATTCGAATCCCGTGTGTgacattctatttttttttttaattccattATAAACATTTCTGAGTCCAACACTGATCTTAACAATTGTTGTCGTATGTAATAGGTTTGTGCCAACAAAAACTAATAGGAGAAGATTGTACATCTATAACACAGTTCGTAGTTCGCTAAAAGGAATAATAGAGAAGCGAGAGAAAGAGGTACAATCAGGAAAAGCACACAATGACGATCTATTGGGTTTGTTAATGAAATCTAATCAAGAAGAACAGCAAGGGAATAGTAAGGACTCGAGCAAGGGAATGAGTACAGAGGATGTGATAGAAGAGTGCAACTCATTCTACTTCGCTGGTCAAGAGACTACTGCAACATTGTTAACATGGACTGCAATTGTTTTGACAATGCATCCAGATTGGCAGGAGAAAGCCAGGAATGAAGTTCTTGAAATCATTGGAAAAAATGAGCCTAAGTTTGATCAACTGAGCCAGCTAAAGATCGTAAGACActccttttctttttgttttactgacactattttctttttagtatgTTCTGATGTAGAGCATAACATCTTTAAGATTTAGAAAATCTTTAGCTTTAGACTTTTAATTTTACCCCCTTAATAGCACGTTCTTCTAGCCATAAGAATGTATGGCCTAGTTCTGATAAaagcttttctttcttttcacaaatttcactcccGATCAAACACACAGGTCGTACTAATGATTGATTTGTTCGACAAAAACTCTTttataaaagaatattttgactgCTAAAACATCTGATTGGGCTAATAGCATTTTTGGTCCCTCAATTACTGGTAACTTCTAATTCTGGTCCTTTAACATTTTAGTGTTGACTAAATACACTTAACTTTCAATTAATCAAAATGTATGTTTTTTGTGTCTTCATATAAGCAATTTGTAACATTTAGACTATGTGTAGAACCATATGATAAAATTATGTAATGGTCAGTAAATAGCTCATTAAAGTTGAATGTATTAAGCCAGCCAGACATTACAAGCTTTAGAATATGAATTTATAGATATTTAAGAAACTAGCAAAAAATTTCCAATCTGATTTATTTGATTTTGCTATGTAGGTGACCATGATCTTACATGAGGTTCTGAGGTTATATCCATCCGGTTCTCTTGTTAGAGAAACAAACAAAAAGACAAAACTTGGAGACTACACAATTCCATCAGGTGCACAACTCTTAGTGCCTCTACAAATAATTCATCGCGATACAGAGGCATGGGGACAAGATGCACTTATTTTCAATCCAGAAAGGTTTTCCGAAGGAGTGTCAAAAGCAGCCAAGGATCTGATGTACTTCCCTTTTGGTTGGGGCTCTCGGATATGCCTTGGAATGAATTTCGCCATGATTCAAGTGAAGCTTGTTTTGGCTAAAATCTTACAGAACTATTCCTTTGAGCTTTCACCATCCTATGCTCATGGTCCTAACATGCCTGCTCTTGTTTTACAACCGCAGTTTGGTGCTCCTATCATTGTTCGAAAACTATCATGATATACATAGTAGCCCTTTTAATCGTATCATGTTTCCTGCATATTCTTAGTAAGTAAAACAATAACTTTGTTTGGTGTCCCTGAGATAATGAAGGAATCACTTCTCTATTTCCTGTGTGGAAGAAATGTTAAGATAAGGTGAGTTTTTCCAATTGAATTTAACTTCTATCCACTTACAGTATGATGAAAATTTTATACTATGATTAGTTTAATTCAAGTGCACGGTTtcaagatttgaagtttatgCGCTCTTATAGCAATCTCAAGTTAATAAAGTACTGGTATTTATACCTACACATGGTACATCAAGATCCAGAGTTATTGAGAAATAATGCATATGGTACATCACAAGTCATTTGTAATAATATTCAGATGTATTTTGCTGTTTATGCATTTCTGAACATTATCATTTTGGATGTGAGAGTTTCGTTATTCTCATCAGCACTATGAAATTTGTCACAGTTGCCTTCTTTTATAAACTACGCACGGAATGCTGTTGAGATGGCTTATCCCAATCACTAccattaagaaataataaaatcaAACTCTCTGTCACGCTACTACAATTAAAAGGATAGTAAATGATATACTTAATGTCTTCAATCGTAGTTGGCTCGTAAGGCCACTGAAGAATCAAGATTGAACTGATCGATAATCTCCTCAACTTGCTGTTGCTCTATCATTCTGTGATACTCGGTAGTCTCTATGAGCACTTACCTTTTACCTTttttaaaccatttcacaatctctcttttttatttttattttgcatGTCTTTTTGAGTCTTGTTGGAAAGGAATGATTTCAAATGCACATTCCTTGCACTCCTACGGAATAAGCTTTTGTAATGCGTTGGAGTAGTTAAATTAGCTACTTATTACGCTTCTGCAGAGTACACAATGAAGAAATGGAGCAGCTGAAACTCTCAATGGAGCAAAGTGAGGGCTTGAGCACGAGTTTTGCTCGTGCTCAGTTCTTCCTCATCATtacaaattaaaataaaattctgGTGTATATAGGTCCAAAATTAGTCTTCATTTCTTCAGATAGGTGCACCTCAACTTCAACATTCTTATGCCTATGCAGCTTGTCATCTAACATGAAATTCTTACTTTTCTTGGCCCTGACAATGACAATGCTTCAAATGTTGGAATGTAATTATACTCGAAATTGTGCTAATAACCTTA
Protein-coding sequences here:
- the LOC132619244 gene encoding cytochrome P450 CYP72A616-like; this translates as MAIIALSIALAVCFPITFWCLKLLYLIWWRPKTVEKELRQQGKCGRPYRFLFGNLKEMMEMNRIAKSKPMPLNHDYTPRLNPLFYELSTTYKKLFLFWLGPIPRVTIMDPKLIREVLSNKWGEFRKPKISAFLKLFVTGLGTYDGEKWAKHRKILNPAFHMEKLKLMLGAFAQCTEDMMNRWDKLTGSRGSCELDISQEFHSLTGDMLSKAAIGSNFEEGKLIFSLLREQCELIFTAKIAINVFPWLRFVPTKTNRRRLYIYNTVRSSLKGIIEKREKEVQSGKAHNDDLLGLLMKSNQEEQQGNSKDSSKGMSTEDVIEECNSFYFAGQETTATLLTWTAIVLTMHPDWQEKARNEVLEIIGKNEPKFDQLSQLKIVTMILHEVLRLYPSGSLVRETNKKTKLGDYTIPSGAQLLVPLQIIHRDTEAWGQDALIFNPERFSEGVSKAAKDLMYFPFGWGSRICLGMNFAMIQVKLVLAKILQNYSFELSPSYAHGPNMPALVLQPQFGAPIIVRKLS